GTTAAAGTGACTCAGAGAAGTTTAGTCACTTaccccaagtcacacagctagcaagttaAACCCTGACCTGATGGTGATAACGGTAACACAGCAGATGGACAAGGAAAGTTTGTGGCATGAAATCTCGGTGTGTATATAATAGTcgtaatattttatatgtttatattaattGATACATATTATTAATTCgattatatatgggcttcccaggtgatgttagtggcatagaatctgcctgccaatacagcagacacaagagaccctggttccatccctgggtggggacaatcccctggagcaggaaatggcaacccactccagtgttcttgtctggaaaaatcccatggacagaggagcctggcgggctgtagtccatagagttgcaaagagtcggtcacaactgagcagtTGTCAGCaatacattaatatttatattattaataatatataataatttatacaaataataataacagagcAGCTAGGATCTATTGAAGGTCTCCTTCATGTTGTATTCATTACAAACACCATTCATTTATAGTCCATATCACACTTAAATAAGTACCATTATAAcccactttgggcttcccttgtggctcagctggtaaagaattcgtctctgatgtgagagacctgggttcaatccctggtttgggaagatcccctggagaagggaaaggctacccactccagtgttctggcctggagaatcccatggactatgcagtccatggggttaccgcagagagtcggacacgactgtgcgactttcgcttcacttcataacccactttgcaggtgaggaaactaaaACCAGAAGTAGGATCACTTGGCCAAGGTCCATAGCTAGCAAAGGAGCTGAAACCAGGCCAGTCTCCTGCAAAGCCTCTTCCAGGAAGCGGCCTGTCACGCTGTCCTCCTGCAGGTGGCAGGACAGGACCGCTttgactgggggtggggtggggtggaggaggggcggAGCCCCCTGCAGCGCTCAGTTTCCCCAAAGGCTCTGCGTCCCCAGCGCCTCCAGACCAGCTCTGCAGAGAGGACCCGGCGGAGGAGGCGGCGGGCGCAGCCCTGCCCAGGGAAAAGTTGGGAGGTCGCCGATGGAGGTCCGGTTTCTCCTCCGCAGGGGGAGAAGATGACGGCAGCTGCGAGGTGAACGGCCGCCTCTACCGGGACGGGGAGACCTTTCAGCCTCACTGCAGGCTCCGCTGCCGCTGCGAGGACGGCGGCTTTACGTGTGTGCCCCTGTGCAGCGAGGACGTGCGGCTCCCCAGCTGGGACTGTCCGCACCCCAGGAGGGTCGAGGTCCCGGGCAAGTGCTGCCCTGAGTGGGTGTGCGACCAGGGAGGAGGGCTGGGAGtccagcccctcccagcccaAGGTGAGTGCCGGGCTGGTCCAGGGCTGCCTGGAGTGGTGGAAGGAGGGCgatgggcggggggtgggggtggggttggaatgggggatggggaggggttgggggaggagttaggaaaggggcggggcggggcccctTAGGTACCAGGACAACTGGATACATCTAAGCCAAGGATATACTGACAAAAGCTAGGAGGGGCAGGTGGCTCAGGGGACTCTTAGAAGAGTGCAACTGACCAAACAAGATGCAGAGGTGCAAGTGTATGATTTTAAACGACACACAATTAAAAACTGATGGCAGAgtagagggaggaaaggagggttAGGACACTTGAACCAAGTCCTCACATTTCACAGCAGAGGAATAATATAGAGGTATATTATTGTAATATAGACTATCATTATACTGACATGGACACATATTAATATAACAcagtttaaatattatataatattgttaATATGTCATTATTGGGGTTTATTAAAAGAGGAATTCTAAACTGAATGAGGCAAGGTGGTTGCCTCCGGAATGTGAGCCTAAGGGTGGGCAGGAAAGACAGTGACCTCAGCCTGTAAACTCTTGAGTTTGAGAGATTATGTTATGTATGGTAGGtcactaggattttttttttaatttatttttaattagggggaaattgctttacaatgttgtgctggtttctgctatacaacaatgcaaatcagccacaATTATACATATTGTCACTAGggaaactattattattattatatgaatATGATTTTTTAAGGCAACCAAAAAGAGAGCATTGGTTGCACAGAAGATGGTGCCTCTGGCGAGGCAGTAGAGTGTGGCGGCTTAAGCGTGGAGTCTGCCTGAGTTCTAAGCCCAACTGTGTGACTCTGAGAAAATTGCTTACCTACTCTGTGTCTCAGTTCCTCCAACCATGGGAATAAGTGCATCCACCTCACAGAACTGCTGTGAAGCCTGAATGAGTAAATACAAGCAAAGCAGTtaggacagagcctggcacacagcactCCAGGGTATGTTAGCTGTTATCATCCCAACAATGGAATATGATACATCTgtttaaatattgggttggccaaaaattcctTCAGGTTTCCCTTAAGCTGATGCAGACAAACCCGAAGgatctttttggccaacccagtacgtTGGTGAACGCTGATAGGTTTGCCTTACATATAAAAAGCAGGACAGGGCAACGTATATGTAATTTGAACTCCACTGTGTGTGTCTACAGCCATATGGACATAGACATCCTACATACTACACACGTGTGGATAACACAAGGTGTGTCAACCAGGGCACTAGTGACATTTGAGCCGGGTCACGTCTTTGCTGTGAAAGGGTGTCCTGTGCAGTGTAGGATGTTAGGCAGCATCTCTGCTAGACTTCAGTAGCCCCCACCCCTCACTTGTGACCAGTAAAACACGTCTCCAAACACTGCCAAGTATCTTCCAGGGGGCAAAACGGTCCCCAGTTAAGTAGCACGGGTTACAAAAGAACGGAAGGAAGGACATCAAATATTAACAGAGCAGAGcaagcctggaggaggaggaaaagctaGACCACAGTGAACCCGCCACCCTGTTCCAGACCCGGCCTCGCCGGCACCAGCATCCCTGCTGCCAGGTCACGCGCAGCACCACACACACAGGCCCAACCTCCTCCTTGTACGATGCTACTTATCACAGGACTTGCGGAGGATACAGGAGTGAGACACTCGCCCTTTATTGGAGGACCGTCATGGTCAATCCCATCATAGCTGCCTGATAACCAATATTTCGGAAGTGCTGACAAGaaccaggcactgtgttaagcaCTTCACCTCCACTATTTTATTCACGCCTAACGATCATCTATTAGGAAATTTACATGGAAAGAAACcgaggtccagagaggttaagcaacgtGACCCAGACTGCACCGCAAGCCAGTGGGTAGAGTTGGCTGCCTAACCTTGCCGAGCTgaccccctctctctcccccaggaCCCCAGTTTTCTGGCTTTGtcgctcccccagcccctggcgtCTCCTGCCCGGAATGGAGCACCGCCTGGGGTCCCTGCTCGACCACCTGCGGCCTGGGCGTGGCCACCCGAGTGTCCAATCAGAACCGTTTCTGCCGCCTGGAGACCCAGCGCCGCCTGTGCGTACTGGGGCCCTGCCCACCCGCCAGGGGCCACGGCCCAAGGAGCAGAGCCTTTTAGAGCCAGGCTGAGGATGGAAACTCTATGTCAGCCGCTCAGCAGGCAGTCTGGGCTGCAGGCCACAGTCCGGCTTGGGTCTGCCATCCGGGCCCTGGAGGACAAGCGTGTTCCCAGGCCAGCTGGTCCCTCTGGACCCTGAGATGCCGCAGGAAGCATGCCCTAGTCCCCCTCGCTCTCACTCACAGCCTGGGAGAATGGCCAGGTTTCTTCTGAGCTATTCACAGCCTTTATCAAAGATACGCACAGAGCTTGTTCCAGGAGATGGGCAACCATCTCCCCCTTAATTATTAGACTGAAGCAGGTGCTGAGCTGGATGGGCTGTTTTTCTAGGGGTGCGGCGAAGAGAGGCAGAGATTCTCAACCTCCTGCTTCCTTTCCTGGAGTGAGGTATGAACATCCCTGAACACACATCTGTGTGTCACACTTGTGCTGAGAAAACCCTCCCTCCCGACCCTGGGCAGAATTCAGGGATTGAATTCTATGTAAATCACCCTGTTTTGAAGACAGTCAAAATGGGACCCTTAAATGTCCCTTAAAGGGACCCATCAAACCCAACTTGTATTAGTAAGAATTAACCGTTTTCATGACTCCGCAATGTGCCAGGCCAAGCTACACATTATACAAGTCAGTGCTGGGAAACATTTTGGACTAGAGAACAGCAAGGGAGGATGAAGGATGCCTCCCAGAAACCAGGGAACACGGCCTGAAATAAAGCAACCTTCATGTGAAATCCTGTTTGAAGTCACATGTTTTATTGTTTCTCTGTTCTCGTCCAGTTGCTCagtttatctgactctttgcgacccatggactgcagcaagccaggcttccctgtccctcaccatctcccgggtcTGCCCaagtgtaaaaacaaacaaacaaaaatgccaCATACAAATGTTATGTCCTCTTCTGCAGTCTAcctgtatttgtttaaaaataaaaactatgtttTCATCAGAATCCCACCAGGACATTAGAATATATTCTTGGTATTTCACCAGGATTTCTTATTAAACTAATCTGATCGAGGGATGATTCACACCCAGGTAAATGCACAAGTCTTAAGCTCATGGTTTCACAAGTCTTTACAAATGTATGCACCTATATGACCACACCTCAGCAAAGGTGTAAAACATTTGCATCATCACAGAACGTTTCCTCCAAGGACTTccacagtggtccagtggttaagactctgagctaccaatacagggagcacaggttcgatccctggtaggggaaccaagatcccacatgccgtgtgaCACagccaaagattttaaaaaaaaaagaaaatttcccctGGCCAGGTGATCCTCTCTACCCCCAAGGGCAACTGCTGTTCTGATTTCTATCATAGATGAAGTGTTGTTGTGTTCTTGAACTTCACGTAGAGCCATACAGTAGGTGTTCTTTAATGAAGGGCTTCATTCCCTCAATACCAGCCCTAAGGgtgaagaggcagagagaaggcagAGCCCAGAAGCCAGGAGCAGAAGGTGGAAGATGGACTCACTGCAGGGCTGTCTGCTGGGGGCGGAAGCCACCACGGAGATGCAGCCTTGATCCTAACAAAAGGCAGATGGAGACGGGAGAGAGACCGCGGCTTCTGCTCTCTCCCAGCCCCCAGTTCCCAGAAGTGCCTCCCATTGGTCAAACCTCCTGGGCAGACCAGGGAGTCCAGGAATGCAGGGCCCTGAGGTTCAAAGCCGAGCAGGGCGACAGGCAATCCCCAGCACACAGGCAGTCAGTGACCTGCTCCTCAGTACGCTGGCCTCCAGCACTTCAGTTGGGTACCACCTCCTTCGGGAACCCCAGTTTGAGAAATCACAGGCAGCGTTTGGaaccatttaatcttcacaagatAGAACTAGAGGAAGCAGCTTGGAAGTATGATCTGTC
This portion of the Ovis canadensis isolate MfBH-ARS-UI-01 breed Bighorn chromosome 13, ARS-UI_OviCan_v2, whole genome shotgun sequence genome encodes:
- the CCN5 gene encoding CCN family member 5 produces the protein MRGTFQTHLLAFSLLCLLSKVCAQLCPTPCACPWPPPRCPLGVPLVLDGCNCCRVCARRLGEPCDHLHVCDPSQGLVCQPGAGPGGRGAVCLWGEDDGSCEVNGRLYRDGETFQPHCRLRCRCEDGGFTCVPLCSEDVRLPSWDCPHPRRVEVPGKCCPEWVCDQGGGLGVQPLPAQGPQFSGFVAPPAPGVSCPEWSTAWGPCSTTCGLGVATRVSNQNRFCRLETQRRLCVLGPCPPARGHGPRSRAF